The genomic DNA ATCTTGTTATTGTTAATGCTTCCTTAAACAATTCTGAGCTCACTTTACTGCTAAGCAAGCTGCGCAAGTTTCGCAAAGCTCTTGGCTTatctcttgatgatattgcaggaCTTTCTCCAGACTAGTGTATGTATAAgattcatcttgaggaagtAGCTAAGACGTCTattgagcatcagaggaggctGAATACAaatttgcaagatgttgtcaagaaaGAGATCATGAAATTGCTAAATATTGGGATCATCTATCCGATTTCTGATAGCAATTGGGTTAGTCCAGTGCatgttgttcctaagaaggGTGGAGTCACAGTagtgaagaatgacaagaatgagctAATCCCGAATAGGACAATTACTGGCCATCGGATGTGCATAGACTACAGGAAAATGAATGTTGCAACCCGGAAATATCACTTTCAgcttcctttcattgatcaaatgcttgagAGGATAGTCAAtcatccatactactgctttttgAATGGTTATCCAGGGTTCTTCCAGATTCTGATTCATCCCGATGATCAAGAGAATACCACCTTCACTTATCCCTATATTACCTTTGCTTACCTCAGAATGCCCtttggtctctgtaatgctcctgcgaTATTTCAGAGATGAATGATGTCTATCTTCACTAATATGATTGAAGATTATATGGAGGTATTCATGGATGATTTTCAGTTTATGGATCTTCATTCAAAAGTTGTTTAGATAATCTTTgtacactacaaaaaaagagtgttttacatcaattatttctaatatttgtattacttataaatgatgtaaaacaCTTTTGCATCACTtagataaatgatttttaatgtGTTGATGCGAATAATTTACATCAATTAGTTAATAACCGATgtcaatatacaaaatttttacATCGATTATTGTAACTGATATGAATGtgtcgtttaaaaaaaaaatgatgttaacTGTTGCATCAATTTATTTAagtgatattattattatgtcgattaaaataattaatgtaaattatttatatcagttataaataaCTGATGCtgtaattagtataattatttaataaattaataattttaaattaataaataattgttttaatatattctcgaattattattttgtttgttattattttaaatatatagcaAGATATTTCTCCCAAAATCACTTGTTGTACTATCTAGTAAAATCTTatcaaaattttacaaaattcatcaCATGAACAATAAATCTTCgtttacaaccaaaaaaaaacaaaatcacaactgggtttcagtttcttctttctgttcCATGCTTCTTgctttattattctttttgttcttcttcacaACTTCAATTCTTCTTCCATGTCATCTCTCTGCCATTTCTGGAATAAAGATCTTACTTTGGTTATGACTTGAGATCCCTTGAGTCAtcctcaaaattttagtttaaaataaaaaagagattaatTGTTTAGAAATTTATAGAATGTTTTGGTCATAATCAGAATAGCCATTTGCAAGTATATTCAACATAAAGTGAAAGAGTACCTTTATTTTATGTTTCTCCAAACTGTGTAGGAAAACACACAATACCAAATGATCATGGAAGATTTATGAGAATAgctagaaggaaaaaaaaaactgagcgATGGATTAGAAAAAGGATTGTGGGTAagggaaaaaaactaattaatttattttgagtaaaaatcggaattaataataaatgataaatcaaatatgattatttatttatggtaatactaataaaaatatagcGTTAGCTAAAAAAATTCCATTAACAACAACATCTAGATCCAttaatatagacaaaaaaaaaattgctaacCAAAAACATTTAGGTTATTGTAATCTGTTATACAAATTAAAGGTGGTTTcattaaaacactaaaaaaacgttacctaaaaatatatttttctctgaAAACTACTtcattttaatacattataataattaatagtatttaggacaaaaaaaagagcaaaggGTTAATTCGGAGACCATCAACAACTTCAATACAGTATAtgtcttaaattttaaaagtataaaccAACAAGttcataataaatttaaaatagaatttaaatttttttgagatcAAACCACACAACAAAATTATTCACACAATcgataataaacaaaaacgcCACTAAACACAAATACTCAGAAGAGGTAACGGCAATATTACATGAAACCTCaatataaaacacacaattaacCAACAATAAAGACAAACCAACAATTAAGCCATAATACCAAAACATAACTCCAACGCACGTCCACACTATAAAGTACATGAAAAGTTATGACCAAAAAAATTCAGAAGAAGCATAGAAAAAAATGTACCAAGTAAAACCATACACTCTAGAAGAACTCCCAAATGACATCCTCAGAGATATAATGGCACGAGTTGCTCGCGTTTCCCGCAAAAACGTAAGACATATATTGGAAGCATCACCACAACTTGCAAAGGCAGCCCAAGACAATCGAGTATACAAGAATACCAACTTAAGTCTGCAAGATATGAATCCATTATCAACAATAAATAGAGACAAAGACCTCATGGAGAAATACCTCAGAAGTCAAAATGTGGAGACACACTACATAAAACGAATTCAAGAATATtatcacaaaaacaacacataTTCAGGATTGGAATATTTACGAACAGCAGTAGTATTTACTTTTACAAATTTGTAATGGTATGCAGAGGTAATATTGTGGAAGGAAAACACTAATTAGATCAGCTGGGCTGGAAACAAACCAAAGCAAAAACCGATAAATGCtagaaaaagataaacaatcaTTACATGGAGTCCGGGTAACAAAACTACAACTCTATTACGCTACTTTGGCGGTTGTTCGATTAACCATCATGTGCAGCATCAATGACATTGAATACATATGCAATAgctatttcaaaattttcaattatattataattaatattacaaaattactcaacttaaaaaaaaaataacaaataaaataaatagataataaaacttccgcgcgtagcgcggataACTAGCTagttgtaaataaagtttaaaactctaatcctagttttcatNCCGCAAGATATGAATCCATTATCAACAATAAATAGAGACAAAGACCTCATGGAGAAATACCTCAGAAGTCAAAATGTGGAGGCACACTACATAAAACGAATTCAAGAATATtatcacaaaaacaacacaGATTCAGGATTGGAATATTTACGAACAGCAGTAGTATTTACTTTTACAAAATTGTAATGGTATGCAGAGGTAATATTGTGGAAGGAAAACTCTAATTAGATCAGCTGGGCTGgaaacaaagcaaagcaaaaaccGATCAATGCTATAAAAAGATNCAAAAACAACACAGATTCAGGATTGGAATATTTACGAACAGCAGTAGTATTTACTTTTACAAAATTGTAATGGTATGCAGAGGTAATATTGTGGAAGGAAAACTCTAATTAGATCAGCTGGGCTGgaaacaaagcaaagcaaaaaccGATCAATGCtagaaaaagataaacaatcaTTACATGGAGTCAGGGTAACAAAACTACAACTCTATTACGCTACTTTGGCGGTTGTTCGATTAACCATCATGTGCAGCATCAATGACATTGAATACATATGCAATAgctatttcaaaattttcaattatattataattaatattacaaaattactcaacttaaaaaaaaaaataacaaataaaataaatagataataaaacttccgcgcgtagcgcggataACTAGCTAGTAATTTATATTGGTGATGCTATTTAATTGATGTAAGACAACCTTTTTGTAGTGGTAAGGTACTAGCAAGGTGTGAAGAGAAGCATATGTTGCTTAACtgggagaaatgccattttATGGTTAGCNTATtatcacaaaaacaacacaGATTCAGGATTGGAATATTTACGAACAGCAGTAGTATTTACTTTTACAAAATTGTAATGGTATGCAGAGGTAATATTGTGGAAGGAAAACTCTAATTAGATCAGCTGGGCTGgaaacaaagcaaagcaaaaaccGATCAATGCtagaaaaagataaacaatcaTTACATGGAGTCAGGGTAACAAAACTACAACTCTATTACGCTACTTTGGCGGTTGTTCGATTAACCATCATGTGCAGCATCAATGACATTGAATACATATGCAATAgctatttcaaaattttcaattatattataattaatattacaaaattactcaacttaaaaaaaaaaataacaaataaaataaatagataataaaacttccgcgcgtagcgcggataACTAGCTAGTAATTTATATTGGTGATGCTATTTAATTGATGTAAGACAACCTTTTTGTAGTGGTAAGGTACTAGCAAGGTGTGAAGAGAAGCATATGTTGCTTAACtgggagaaatgccattttATGGTTAGCGATGGCATAGTGCTTGGCCACAGGGTTTCAGAAGCTGGAATAGAGGTTGACCGCGCTAAGATAGAGGTGATGACAGGCTTCAACTACCAGAGAATGTTAAAGCAGTAAGGAGCTTTATTGGACATGCAGGGTTCTATAGGCGTTTTATCAAGGATTTCAGCAAGATAGCTGACCACTTTCTGCTTTGCTGTGTAAggatgtcaagtttgaatttaCTGATGAATGCCGCATAGCCATTGAGAGGATTAAGAAGGAGATTGTGAATGCTCATATTGTTTAGCCACCAGATTGGGATCTACCGTTTGAAGTaatgtgtgatgctagtgattttgcagtaggagcagtgtTGGGacagagaaaagataagaaacttCATGCAATCTACTATCCTAGCAGGATACTTGATGATGCACAAAGAAACTATGCAACAATAGAGAAGGAATTGTTGGCAgtagtgtttgcttttgagaagttttgtTCTTATCTAGTTGGTTCAAAAGTCattgttcatactgatcatgcttcattaaaatatttgatgcAGAAAAATGATGTTAAGCCTAGACTTTTGAGATGTATTCTTCTTTTACAAGAGTTTGACATAGAGGTGAGGGATAAGAAAGGAGTAGAGAATGGTGTTGCTGATCACTTGTCAAGGATtaggattgatgatgatgttccaatccaagattctttacCAGAGGAGCATGTGTATTTTGTTGAAACTGGGTTTTGGACAGGTACATTGTTTCGGCTGAAGGGGCATCGACCGACAACACTATAattatcggtcgacacccatctTTAACCGAGACACAATGGCCAATTGATGGCTGTGGCTAGCTTTAATCAACCATGGTATGCTGATATAGCCAATTATCTTGCTGCAGAAGTAGAACTAGACAAATTTACAGGCTACCATAAGAACATAGACTGAGGTTCctgatgttttgtttcattgccaTGGATCAGATTATGCTGGGCATTTTGCTACTTTCAAAACGGTGTCTAAGGTTTTACAAGCAGGGTTCTGGTTGCCAACAATGTTCAAAGATGCTCATGAGTTTATCACCCGCTGTGATGCATGTCAGAGAAGAGTTCAGATTAGTAAGAGacatgagatgcc from Camelina sativa cultivar DH55 chromosome 2, Cs, whole genome shotgun sequence includes the following:
- the LOC104750751 gene encoding uncharacterized protein LOC104750751; the protein is MCDASDFAVGAVLGQRKDKKLHAIYYPSRILDDAQRNYATIEKELLAVVFAFEKFCSYLVGSKVIVHTDHASLKYLMQKNDVKPRLLRCILLLQEFDIEVRDKKGVENGVADHLSRIRIDDDVPIQDSLPEEHVYFVETGFWTDYAGHFATFKTVSKVLQAGFWLPTMFKDAHEFITRCDACQRRVQISKRHEMPQNFILEVEVFDCWGIYFMGPFPSSYDKNYILVAVDYVSKWVEAIASPKNDSDVILKLFKTIIFPRFGVPWIFISDGGKHFINKVFEKLLKKYGVQHRVASPIILRLVDRLRNSNRQIKEIFEKIMGVIRKDWAMNLDDA